ACGGTGACCGCATTCACCGACCAGCCGCCAGCCAGCAGGTACAGCGCCCGGCGAGGCTTCAGCCGTTCGCCCGGCAACTGCCAGGTCAGACCGCTCGAGAACCGGTGCGGCGTGTCGACGTTCGACAACGCATATTCAGCCGCCATGTCAAACGGGTTCTGCGGACCTGCGGCGCCCTGGTTCAGGTTGTTGCCCGCGCCGCCGGAGCTTGCGTCGAACATCTTGGAGAACGTGTAGGTCGCCAGCAGCGAGAGGCCGTGATCGAGCCGCTTCTGCACCTTCAGCACCATCGAGTCGTACCGCGCTCGGTTCTGGTCGGAGAAGAGCAGATTGATGTCCCCGAACGCGGCAAACGGGCGCAGCAGCTGCTGCCGTGCAATCGTGGGGGCGCCGACGACGCCCGCGCCGCCGCGTCCGAAGAACGGATTGGCCACCCGCTCGTTCAGCGCCGCGCCGAGGCTGAAGTACTCCGGCGGCAGCATGTTGATGTTGATGGATGCCGTGCCCAGCACCAGATGATGAGTCCGGGAGCCCACGTATCCGGCGCTCGCCACGATGCCGCCCCGGAACTGCCGCTGGATGTCAAACGAGAACTGGTGCACCCGCGGAGAGCGCGCATCCGGATCGAACAGCGACAGCGAGCGCCCAATGCCGGTGAGGGCGCCCAGCGCATTGCCCGTCGGTTTGTTGAGCCCTGAGGGGAACGGGTTGGACAGAATCCCCGCCGGCGTGAAACCGTTGTCGTTCGAACCAACGTAGGGAGTGGACGCCGTGTAGCCTTCCGGCGTGTACGGCGCGCCGATCGCGAATTGCGGCGCCCAGTACAAACCGTAGCCCGCGCGTACGGTCATGGAGGGGCTCACCTGCCATGCGACGCCCGCCCGCGGACCCCACTTGTGCAGGTTCGGATTGCCCACGGTGCGCGGCGCGCTGCCGACGCCCGCAAACTGCACGGCGCCTTTGGCCGTGAAGCCGTTGAGCCCCGCGCTGATGGGATTCACCGCGTCCCGGTCGAACCCCGTGATCAGGGCGTTGTTCCTTTCCGCCAGGCCGTTTTCCCGTTCCCACCGGACGCCGAGATTCAGCGTCACCGTGCGGAAAAGGCGGATGTCATCATGCACATAGAGCGCATAATAATCCGCGTAATTGAACAGTTTGTTGGAGACGAAGCCGCTGCCTGACGCCGGATAGCCCAGGAGCATGCTGGCCAGATCCGATCCTGTTCCTGCGACGGCGCGCCCCGGCAGAGCGCGCGTGAACTGGTCATTGAACGAGAAGGCGCCGCTGCTGTTGCCCAGATCGATGCCGTCCGCGTTGATCCGCCGGAAATCAAAGCCCGCTTTCAGGCTGTGAATTCCCCGGAAATGCGAAGCGTTGGCCGAGAAATTCTTCGAGTGGTGCACATAATACGAGTTGCTGTTCGTTCCGAGGCTGTGGAGCGTCTCCATCGCGATGTTCGGAAACACGTACGACGTCACGTCGCGCAGGAACGCCGGGGAGAACCCGAGCTGGGCCGGGTCATAGCCGAGGCTTTTCTGGAAACTGAAATTCGGAAACCGGTTGAACCCGTAGCGCACGTTCAGGATCGTCGACGAGTTCAGCGTCATCAGGTTGTTCCACTGCGTGGCGTCCACGCGCCGCATCAGCTTCCACTGCGCCGGCGAGGACACCGTCGGAAACCAGTCCTCGCCCGGTTCGAGGGAGTAGTAGCGGAGGTAGCTGACGCTGGAGCGCCACCACGAGGTCATCTGGTGATCGACCTTCAGTGTTTTCTGATCCGCCTTGGATTTCATCCGGGAAGCGGCGCTGATGTTCTGGTCGCCGAAGAACCGGGCTTCGCGCGAGGGCGGCATGTAGGTTGCGGCGATGTTCCGGCCGACGGGGTCGATTCGGCTGGCCGGGATGATGTTGCCCGCGAAGGGGTCGCGCGAGCCATCGTTGCGTGTGGTCAAGGGGTCGTACATCACCTGCATGCCGCCCGTTCGCGCGAAACTGGAGGAAAAGTCGCCGGCGCGTTCCTTCATCGTCGGCACGGCGAACTCGGCCGACGTCGCCTGCGTGTCCGAATAGGCCTCCCAGGCCGACCACCAGAAGGTGCGGTTGCGCCCGTTGTAAAGCCGGGGAATCGAAAGGTGCCCGCCAAGAGAGCCGCCCCATGTCCGGTTGGGGTTGTCTACGCGCGGCAGACCGGCCCTGTTGTTGAAAAAGGTGTTCGCCGCCCACTCCGTCTCGCGGATGTAGCCAAAGGCGCTTCCGTGATACGTGTTGCCGCCGGATTTCAGATAGGTGTTGAACATGCCGCCGCCGGTGCGCGCCATCTCGGCGTCATACGTGCTCGCCTGGATCTTCACCTCTTCCACCGCTTCCAGGGATGGAATGATGATGGCGCGGTTCAGGGCGTCCGTGATCGGAATTCCGTCCAGCAGATAATTGTTGCCGCGCACCGGTCCGCCGGCGATCGAGATCTGCGACGAGCCGCTCTGGTCCTGCATCCGGTTGTAAGCCGGGTTGCCCACCTGCACGACGTTCTGCGCCAGCCGCGACATCATGAACGGGTTGCGCCCGAGGTTCGGCAGGTCGATCAGCTTCTGCCGGTCCACCACCTGACCCTGGCTGGCGCTGCCCGTTTCCAGCAGCGGCGCCTCTTCCGTGACATTTACGGTCTCCGTCACCTGGCCGACTTCGAGCTGCACATTCACCGTCGTGAACTGCTGCGTCGCGATGGCGACGCCCTTCCGCTCGAACACGCGGAAACCGGGGGACTCCACGCGCAGGCTGTACGTCGAGGGCACCACCTGATTGAACGCGAACTCTCCTTCCTGCGTGGTCAGCGTCGAGCGCTCCGCGCCGGTCGATTCATCGATCAGACTGACTTTGGCCAACGGAACCGCGGCTCCTCCGGGGTCGGTCACCGCGCCGCGAAGTCCGCCGAAAAACGATTGCGCTTCAGCCAGATGGAGGACGAAAGCGCAAAGGAGAAGACAGCTCAGGATAGTTCGAATCATCGCGAGACACCTCTGACGTTTGGCTCGATGGGCGGATTCCGCCGCCTTCGGCGTGCGCGTGAACGCGTGGCGCTTTTCAGGAAAATCTCAGGGCCGGAAGGACAACCGGCCGGGACGGGGACTGCTACGGGGACTTCACTGGGAGCCTGCCCGGGTGCGGCAGGACTCGGTCGATGCTCTTTACAGTAGTATAGGGCGAAACCCGCCCGCCGCAGCCAAGGATTTTTCAATGAAGGTCATCAGGATTCTTTTGAGCGGCTGTCATTGTATTGAAACCTGGCGGGCTTCTGGCATGACCGGGGGAGGGAACCCATGATCGCGATCATCGGCGCTGCAGGCGCCGTCGGCAGAGCGGTGGCCGACGAACTGGAAAAGCGGGGACTGCGGCCCGCAGTGCTCGGCAGAGACGCCTCGAAACAGGAACGGCTTTTCGGCGGAAGAGCCGACATCCGCCCCGCAGATCTTGCCGATCCGGAAGCTGCGGCCCTCGCGCTGGAAGGGATCGGACTGGCCGTCTACTGCGTCGGCCTCCCTTACCCGGAGTTCAACCGCCACCCGGTGCTCATGCGCGCTGCGCTGCAGGCCGCGCGGAAAGCGGGCGTGCAGCGCATGATCGTCGTGTCGAGCGTCTATTCCTACGGACGGCCGCGGGCTGCGCGGGTTAGCGAGGAACACCCGCGCGAACCTGAGGCGCGCAAGGGCCGCTTCCGCAAAGAGCAGGAGGACGCCGCCATCGCCGCGCACGAGCCCGGCGTGCTCGAGACGCTCGTCCTGCATCTGCCCGACTTCTACGGGCCCTACGCCTCCAACAGCCTCGCGCACATGATGCTGGAATCGTTGATGGCGGGCAAGCCGGCCCGCTGGCTCGGCGATCCCGACCTGCCCCACGAGTTCGTCTACATCCCAGACGCTGCACGCGTCATCGCGGATCTGCTCGAACACCGCGAGTGCTTCGGCCGGCGCTGGAACTTCGCCGGTCCTGGCGCCATCTCCGGGCGGCGCTTCACGGAAGTGGCGGCGCGCGAGATCGGCTGCCAGCCCCGCGTGCTTCCCACCGGCCGCTGGATGCTCCGTCTGGGCGGACTTTTCAATCCTTTGCTGCGCGAGCTGGTCGAAATGCAATATCTGGGCGAAACCCCGGTGCTGCTCGACGACAGCGATCTCGCTTCCGCCCTCGGCGGTTTGCAGAAAACACCCTACGAAGAAGGCGTGCGGCGCATGGTCGAGTGGATGAGGAGCAGCTCCGCACGCTGACCCGAGTTTCTCTTTCAGAAAGGCGCCGCCGACGTCTTGCAACGTTGGCCGGACCGCCCGTCTGGCGGCCGTTTGCCCGCGCCCGCGGCCAGCCGCCTGCAAAACCCCTCCACGTTTCGCGGCCGTCGCACGTCTGAATGATCGAAAATCAACCGGAACTGCGCTGGAGCCGGAAGACAGACATCCACCACGAGGAGACGAACCCCATGACGATGACGCCGCGCTTTCTGACGGGTCTCGCCCTCTGTCTGCTGACTGTCGCGACTGCGTCAGACGGCTTCGCCCAAACTCAGTCCGCCACGCAGGAATACCGCCTGTGGACGTTGCCGGGAGGCCGTGTCACTGTGCCCAGCTTCCAGTATGGCCTTCTGGTGTTTTTTCATCTTCCAGACGAGAATTCGCCCCATTTCACCCTGATCGATCCCGCGGCCGACAAGGTCGTGGCGCGCATTCGTATCTCGGCCCCGGAAGCCATCGAAACCTTTCCAGCCGATCTCGCCGTGTTCCCTGACCGGCAGCGGTTCGTGATCTCCGCGGTCGCCAGGCACGAGTCCAACAGGCGGTCTTTGTGGCTGCTGTTCTGCTCGGCCGACGGCACGCTGACCCGCAGCGTGCGCATCACTCCATTTCAGCCGCTCCGGATCCGCGTGGCTCCGAACGGGACGATCTGGGGTTTTGGCTGGAACGTGAAAACCGTCGAGGACCCCAGCAGTGAAGAGCCGGTTCTGTATCAGTTTTCCGATTCCGGCGAGGTGTTGAGAAAAATCGTATCGCAGAAGGACATGATGGCGGAACCCAGTCCCGCCACGGGCCGGCAGCATGGCTCGCCTTATCTCGCTGGTTCTGCGGACCGCGTCGCCGCTTACGGGGCCGGCAACAATGCAGTTCTGGAAGCAAGTCTGGATGGGAAAACCCTGAGAGTCCATCGCACGGTCATGCCGGTCGTACCTGGCGGCCGGCCCGCTTCTCTCAGCGGGCTTGCCATCACGCCGGCAGGGGAGATTTATGCTGGCGTGAACGGCATCCGCCGGCTCGACCGGGAAACGGGAGCCAGGGCGCCGGTTACCGAACCGGAAGCGCTGGCACAGGGCCGCACGATTTTCGGATCGGCCGGGAATCAGATTCTGGTCAATGGCTTGTCCGGGGACAGGTTCCATGACCGGCTGGTAACGCTGAAGCAGACGGAAGCGCGCGCCCGGCCTGGATCGTTCAGGCGAGCAGCGCCGCCAGCACCGTGGCGTCATCTTCAGGCGCCACGGTGCGCAGATCGACAAGGAGCCGCTCGTCGTCGATGCGCGCGATCACGGGCGGCTGGTGCGCCCGCAGTTTGCGCTCCAGTTGCGCCGCGTCCGGCGTCACTGCCACCAGGCACGTCGGCAGCGCCTGCCCGGGCGTCGAGCCTCCGCCCAGCAATGATTCGCCGCGCAGCACGTCGGCGCGCAACCTGCCAGAGGCGTTGATCTCGCCCGCCATCCGGCGCGCGCGTTCCGCGATCTCGTCCGGAGACAGCCGGATCATGCGCAGCACCGGCAGATCGTTCCACTTTTCGAGCAGGGTCAGACGCAGCGCCGTTTCCAGAGCCGCATACACCATCTTATCCACGCGCAGCGCGCGGAACATCGGATTGCGCCGGAGGCGCTGGACGATCTCGTGCTTGCCGGCGAGGATTCCTGCCTGCGGCCCGCCCAGCAGCTTGTCGCCGGAGAAGGACACGAGGCTTGCGCCCGCGCGCAGGCTGGCCTGCGCCAGCGGCTCATTCACTCCGTAAGGCGTCAGGTCCACCAGACACCCGCTGCCGAGGTCTTCATAGACGGGGATGCCGCGCTCACGACCCAGCAGGCACAGCTCCTCGATGGAAGGACGTCCCGCGAACCCCTGGATGACGAAGTTCGATGGATGGACGCGCAGCAGCAGCCGGGTGTCCGGCGAGATCGCGTGCCGGTAGTCCTCGATCCGCGTGCGGTTGGTGGTGCCAACTTCGACGAGCCTCGCGCCGCTGCGCGCCATGATTTCCGGAATGCGGAAGCCGTCGCCGATCTCGACCAGCTCGCCGCGGCTGACGATGACTTCGCCGCCCGCAGCCAGTTCGTGCAGGGCCAGAAACACGGCTGCCGCGTTGTTGTTCACGACGATGCCCGGCGCGCCCAGCAGTCGTTCGAGCAGCGGCGCAGCATGGACATCCCGCTTGCCGCGGCGGCCGGTTTCGAGGTCGTATTCGAGATTCGAGTAACCCTGCGGGGCAGGGAACTCAGGCAGCGGAGCGCGCCCGAGGTTCGTATGCAGAATGACGCCGGTGGCGTTGATGACGCGGCGGAGAGAGGGCTCAAGCAAGGCTCCCAGCCGCCGTTCGAGCGCCGTGAGCGGCTCTTCCGCCAGCGTTTCGCCGCGCTGGATCAGCCGCCGGCACTCTTCCAGCACGGCGCGCGCCTCGGTGACGACCAGCGCGTGAGGCACCGGCAGCGCGATCGAGCGGGCGAGCTCGTCCACGCCCGGGAGCATCCTCAACTGTTCCTGGCGTGTCACTTCAGCGGAAACATCGCGCGGAGTTCGTCGATCTTCGGACGCCGCCCGTACTCGCACAGCTCGAAGGACTCGACGTGCTGCACTTTGGCAGCCGCCTCCGCGCCCAGCTCCTCGACGAGAACCTTCCGCACTTCTTCGGTGATCGGCTGCGTGCGCATTTTGGCCAGCATGGCGCGGCGCTCTTTGGGATCTTTCGGCACCTGGTCCAGCCGCCGGTCCGTCCAGGGCAGCCACTCGTAGAACTGCGAAACATGGGCGTCCAGCCCGCTGATCTTCACGTCGAAGACGTCGTCGATGGGCACCACCACATCGGGGCGGAACGGCGCGGGCTTCTGGAAATTGTCCTGGTAATACAGGAACACGGGATTCCGTTCGAGCGGCGGCGTGTCGGCCACGATGTTCGGCACGATCACCATGTAGGCGGCGTCCTGGATCAGCACGCCGGTGTAGCGGTGGTCCGGGTGGTAGTCGTTCGTGCGGGGACCGATGACAATGTCGGCCTGCCATTTGCGGATGGCGCGGATGATCTGCCGGCGTACTTCCAGCGTCGGCATCAGCTCGCCGTCGTGGTTGTCGAGCACTTCATATTCGGCGATGCCGAGCCGGCGGGCGGATTCCTGCGTCTCCAGATAGCGGCGCCTGGCCAGCGCCGCTCCGCCCATCGTCTGATGGCCGGCGTCGCCGTTGGTCACCGACAGGAACTTGACTGCGTGCCCGGCGCGGGCCATTTTCACCGCCGTGCCGCCGAACTTGATGTCGCAATCGTCCGGATGCGCGCCGATGGCCAGCACGCGCAGCTTGCGGGGCGGCTGCGCGGCGCCCTGCCCGGAGAGCAGAGCGCCCGCAGCGGCAACAGCGAGAAGCGAAACAAGGTGTTTCATGCGATGTTCCCGAAAAGACCTTTCCAGGTCTGCTCCTTCCGCGTGTACATGGCCTCGCGGCCGAGCAGCGCGATCATGGTGGACAGCGCCGAGCGCTCGGCCACGTTCTCGACATCGCCCGTGAGGATGCGCTCGAGGAACTGCTCCAGGGCGTCGTTGGTGATGTCGCGCTTCGATTCCATGCGCTCGACGTCGTTCTGGCCCTTGTAATGGACCATCGCTCCGCGCGACACCGTGATGGTTCCTTTCGTGCCCGTGAACTCCTCGCCGACCTTCGAGAAGCCGCGCGGAGTGAGCTGGTTGGCCTCGTAATTCACCAGCATGTTGTTCGGCCACTCGAACGACAGCGTCAGGTTGTCGACGATGTCCATCGTGAGGCGCACCTTGCGGGTTGAATAGCCGACGGCGCGGATGGGGAGTCCTTCGAGGAACCAGTGGAGGACGTCAAAGTTGTGGCAGTCCTGTTCGACGATGATGTCGCCCGAGTACTTCGCATAGCAGAACCAGTTGCGCACTTCCGCCAGTTTCGGATCGAGCCCCGGGTAGTCGCGCCGCGTGAACGGGTCGCCGCCGATCCAGTAGGCGCGGGCGGCTGCCAGCGGCCCGATCGAGTCGCCCTTCACGCGCTTCCACGCTTCCAGATACACCGGGCCGTAGCGCTGCTGGAAACCGAACGAGATGACCTTCTTCGGATCGGCTTTGCGCCCGGCGCGGATCACCTTCTGGCAGCCGGCGATGTCCACACCCGCGGGTTTTTCGCAGTAAATGTGCTTTTTCGCCTGCACCGCCGCTTCAAACTGCTCAGGGTGCTGGTAAGGCGGCGTGGCGATGATCACGGCGTCGATCGACGGGTTCGCCAGGAGCTTCTGGTAGTCCTTGTACTCGTCGACTTTGTCCAGCTTGAGGGCGGTCTTGGCCTGCTCGATGCGGTCGTCGAACAGGTCGCACAGCGCGGTGAGCTGGCCTCGCGGGTCGTTGTGCGCGATGCGCGCGTCGTATGTGCCGCGCCCGCCGCTGCCGATGAGCCCGATCGAAACTCTGGAATTGGCCTGAGTGCCGCGGACAGCCTGTGGCGAAACGATGGTAAACGCGCCTGCGGCGGAGAGAACCGCGCGGCGCGAAAGGGAATTGGAAGTTTGGCTCGACATAGGAAACCCTGCCGAGCAATTCTATCGCAGGGTTCAGCGCGGCTGCGGCGCGGCGCTGCGATGCTCGCGATGATGCTGGTGGGCGCGGCGGTAGATCTCGCGGATCTCGGTTCCCGTCAGCGCCAGCGCCACAGCCCCGGCCACCAGCAGGGGCACGGTGACGATGAAGAACATCACTCCGGCCACGCTCTTGGCCGTCTGCGCGTCCACGCCCAGCACGCGGTGCAGCCCCAGATAGGCGAACAGGTGAAACAGCCCTACGTTGCCGGGCGCCGACGGAAGCACGGTGCCGAGCCGCAGCACCACCAGCACGACCGCCGCTGCGCCCCACGGCAGGTCCAGCCCGTAGCCCTCCAGCATTGCGTGGATCGGAATGACCTGCAGGGCGAGATAGACGATGCTGGCGGCCACCGCCATGGGGAACGTCCGCGAGCGCCCCATCGCATGAAGACCCTCCACAGCCGTGCGCAGCACCTCCGACCAGCGGTGGCGCGTTGTGACGTGGTGCGAAAAGCGCCGGTTCATCACGGCGAACACGAGCAGCGCTCCAATCGCCCCGACTACGCCCGCGAGGATCCAGACACCCGCTACCAGGTCCGCGGGGAGCTGTACGAACAGCGACACGGCGGCAAATCCGAAGATCAGCCACATGCCGTCGATCAGCCGTTCGATCAATGCCGAGCTAAGCACGAGGGGGAAGGGAATCCGGTTCCACGCCGCTACCAGATAGCAGCGGATCAGCTCGCCGCTGCGCAGCGGCAGTAATTCGTTGGCGAAGAGTCCGATGTAAATCGCCTGCACGCTGCGCCACAGCGAGAGCCGCTGCACCGGCGCGAGCAGAATGTTCCATCGCCAGCCCTGGCTGACGTAGACCAGCACGTCTGCTGCCACCGCGACGACGATCCAGAGCGGATGGATCTGCCGGAGCTTCGGCAGCTCGGTGCGCCAGTCGAAGTCGTGATACACCCAGAGCAGGCAGGCCAGCGACAACGTATAGACAACCGCCGAACCGAGCCAGGCGGGAACCCGCCGCCCGCCATTTGACGTGGGAGAACTCATCCCGTTCCTCTTCATCATAGATGCGGGATGTTGCAGAACGGTGAGATCACCCGGCGGGACGCACGCCGCCCGCCGTGACCGTCACTTCAGCGCCGTCGTCGCGGCGCACCCGGAGGAATCCGTCAGCGGTGAGCCCCGCCGTGGTTCCCGTGATCTCCCCCGCTGGCAGCTCGACCGTGACGCGGCGTCCGGACACGTATGAGGAAGCCGCCTCGAACAGACGCAGGATCGCCGTGGCGCCGCTGGTTTCGAGAATGTTCAGGTGGGACTCGATCGAGCGCGCCAGCACTGGCAACAGGAATTCAGGATTCTGTTCTGCACCCGTTTCTAACAGCAACGATGTGGCGATCGGCGCCAGCTCCGGAGGAAACTCGCGCTGGTTTACGTTGAGCCCGACGCCCGCCAGAAGCGCGCCGTCCTGAAATTGCGCGAGAATGCCGGCCAGCTTGCGGTCTCCGATCAGCACGTCGTTCGGCCAGCGCAGATCGACGGACAGGCCGAGGAACGTCTGCAGCGTGTCAGCCACCGCGAGGCCGAGGGCGAGCGTGGCCAGCGGGACCTGCGCCGGTTCAAGCCGCGGCCGCAGGACGATGGTGAAATAGAGCCCGCCGGGCCGCGAATCCCATGCACGGCCGAGCCTGCCCTGGCCGGCGGTCTGCTCGCGGGCAGCCACGACCGTGCCCGCAGGGCAGCCCTCGCGCGCCAGTTCGGCGGCGCGCCGCATCGTCGTGTCGATGGTGTCGTGCCACTCAATGCGCCGCATCGAGATCCAGCCTGAAGTGAATGTCGACGGCGCGCGCCGAGTGCGTGATGGCGC
This DNA window, taken from Bryobacteraceae bacterium, encodes the following:
- a CDS encoding NAD-dependent epimerase; protein product: MIAIIGAAGAVGRAVADELEKRGLRPAVLGRDASKQERLFGGRADIRPADLADPEAAALALEGIGLAVYCVGLPYPEFNRHPVLMRAALQAARKAGVQRMIVVSSVYSYGRPRAARVSEEHPREPEARKGRFRKEQEDAAIAAHEPGVLETLVLHLPDFYGPYASNSLAHMMLESLMAGKPARWLGDPDLPHEFVYIPDAARVIADLLEHRECFGRRWNFAGPGAISGRRFTEVAAREIGCQPRVLPTGRWMLRLGGLFNPLLRELVEMQYLGETPVLLDDSDLASALGGLQKTPYEEGVRRMVEWMRSSSAR
- the selA gene encoding L-seryl-tRNA(Sec) selenium transferase; translated protein: MLPGVDELARSIALPVPHALVVTEARAVLEECRRLIQRGETLAEEPLTALERRLGALLEPSLRRVINATGVILHTNLGRAPLPEFPAPQGYSNLEYDLETGRRGKRDVHAAPLLERLLGAPGIVVNNNAAAVFLALHELAAGGEVIVSRGELVEIGDGFRIPEIMARSGARLVEVGTTNRTRIEDYRHAISPDTRLLLRVHPSNFVIQGFAGRPSIEELCLLGRERGIPVYEDLGSGCLVDLTPYGVNEPLAQASLRAGASLVSFSGDKLLGGPQAGILAGKHEIVQRLRRNPMFRALRVDKMVYAALETALRLTLLEKWNDLPVLRMIRLSPDEIAERARRMAGEINASGRLRADVLRGESLLGGGSTPGQALPTCLVAVTPDAAQLERKLRAHQPPVIARIDDERLLVDLRTVAPEDDATVLAALLA
- a CDS encoding oxidoreductase; its protein translation is MSSQTSNSLSRRAVLSAAGAFTIVSPQAVRGTQANSRVSIGLIGSGGRGTYDARIAHNDPRGQLTALCDLFDDRIEQAKTALKLDKVDEYKDYQKLLANPSIDAVIIATPPYQHPEQFEAAVQAKKHIYCEKPAGVDIAGCQKVIRAGRKADPKKVISFGFQQRYGPVYLEAWKRVKGDSIGPLAAARAYWIGGDPFTRRDYPGLDPKLAEVRNWFCYAKYSGDIIVEQDCHNFDVLHWFLEGLPIRAVGYSTRKVRLTMDIVDNLTLSFEWPNNMLVNYEANQLTPRGFSKVGEEFTGTKGTITVSRGAMVHYKGQNDVERMESKRDITNDALEQFLERILTGDVENVAERSALSTMIALLGREAMYTRKEQTWKGLFGNIA
- a CDS encoding biotin--[acetyl-CoA-carboxylase] ligase — translated: MRRIEWHDTIDTTMRRAAELAREGCPAGTVVAAREQTAGQGRLGRAWDSRPGGLYFTIVLRPRLEPAQVPLATLALGLAVADTLQTFLGLSVDLRWPNDVLIGDRKLAGILAQFQDGALLAGVGLNVNQREFPPELAPIATSLLLETGAEQNPEFLLPVLARSIESHLNILETSGATAILRLFEAASSYVSGRRVTVELPAGEITGTTAGLTADGFLRVRRDDGAEVTVTAGGVRPAG